One window from the genome of Lynx canadensis isolate LIC74 chromosome E3, mLynCan4.pri.v2, whole genome shotgun sequence encodes:
- the NTHL1 gene encoding endonuclease III-like protein 1, producing the protein MNATGVRMVTRSRSRGPGAGPRGGGEKAAPLWRGEAAAEGRKSPSPSRHRRKTQKLNVAYDREEEDTKPPRAPSWEPRDWRQQLLNIRAMRSGKDAPVDWLGVEHCYDSDAPPKVRRYQVLLSLMLSSQTKDQVTAGAMQRLRARGLTVDSILQTDDSTLGTLIYPVGFWRSKVKYIKQTSAILQQRYGGDIPDSVAELVALPGVGPKMAHLAMAVAWGTVSGIAVDTHVHRIANRLGWTKTATSSPEKTRAALEEWLPRELWGEINGLLVGFGQQTCLPVHPRCQGCLNRTLCPAARGL; encoded by the exons ATGAACGCGACGGGCGTGAGGATGGTGACCCGGAGCCGCAGCCGGGGCCCGGGGGCCGGGccgcgggggggtggggagaaggccgCGCCGCTCTGGAGGGGAGAGGCGGCTGCAG aaggaaggaagagcccCAGCCCTTCGAGGCATCGGCGGAAGACACAAAAACTGAACGTGGCCTACGATCGCGAGGAAGAAGACACCAAACCCCCCAGGGCACCAAGCTGGGAGCCCCGGGACTGGCGGCAGCAGCTGCTGAACATCCGCGCCATGAGGAGCGGGAAGGACGCACCTGTGGACTGGCTGGGGGTTGAGCACTGCTACGACTCCGACGCACCCCCAAAG GTGCGGAGGTACCAGGTGCTGCTGTCGCTGATGCTCTCCAGCCAAACCAAAGACCAGGTGACAGCGGGTGCCATGCAGCGGCTGCGGGCTCGGGGCCTGACAGTGGACAGCATCCTGCAGACGGATGACAGCACGCTGGGCACGCTCATCTACCCCGTCGGCTTCTGGAGG AGCAAGGTAAAGTACATCAAGCAGACCAGTGCCATCCTGCAGCAGCGCTATGGCGGGGACATCCCAGATTCCGTGGCAGAGCTCGTGGCACTGCCAGGCGTTGGACCCAAGATGGCACACTTGGCCATGGCGGTGGCCTGGGGCACCGTGTCGGGCATCG CGGTGGACACGCATGTGCACAGAATTGCCAACAGACTCGGGTGGACCAAGACAGCGACCAGTTCCCCGGAGAAGACTCGTGCTGCCCTGGAGGAGTGGCTGCCCCG GGAGCTGTGGGGCGAGATCAACGGACTGTTGGTGGGCTTCGGCCAGCAGACTTGTCTGCCCGTCCACCCACGCTGCCAGGGCTGCCTCAACCGGACGCTGTGCCCGGCCGCGCGGGGCCTCTGA